From uncultured Fibrobacter sp.:
CCACGACGATTCCCTCGCGGCCGTCACCCGGCACATGCGGGAACACCGAGCGCGTGAGCGCTTGCAGCAGCGTCGACTTTCCGTGGAAGGCGCCGCCCGTAATGACGGTGACTCCCCTGGGAATGCCCATGCCGCGAATTTCGCGGCCACAAATTTCAAGTGTCACCGCCATTTCCGGCGGCGCCACGAACGGCACCGCGTCCTTGAGCGGGGCCTCGCTCAGGCCCGAAGCCCGCGGCAGAACCGCCCCGTCGGGCACAAATGCACAAAGGCCGCGTTTGTCGAGTTCCGCAAGGATCTCGACGCGATCGGCGAGCACTCCGTAATGCGCTTCCAGTTGTGCCGCCCGCGACGAATCGTTGTACAGGCTCGCCGACACGAGGTCGGGCAGCACCATCGTCAAAATTTCGGCCGCAGCCTCCGATTCTATCTTGCGACCCTCGCCGGGCAAGCGCACCTGCAAGCAGACGCGCAAATCGCCGTTATCGACCCACAGGGAGTTCCGCACCAGCATCTCGGGTCCCGGATTCTCGATGGCCACGGGGGCATTTTTCTCGGGGAAATGCTCTTGCACAACCGCACTCAGGCGGCGTAACAAAAAATCCGAAAGCGCAAGGCGCCGTTCAAAACTGTTCCCCCAAACGGGGGCATACCCGAGTTTTTGCAAACTTATCTTCAGCAGCACCCTGGAGGCAGGAGCAAACGGGTCGCCTTGCACATGCAGGAATTCCAGTACAAAGTCGCCAAAATCCCACGATTTTTCGGCAAGGGACTTGTATAAACCGTAATTTTTTCCGTTTAATGCGCGGATTTTTTGGTAAAGGGCCTTCATGATAAGGAAGATAGTAATTAGGGGTGAGGTGAGTAGGAAGTAGACAGTGATTAGTGGTTGGTGGTTAGGGATTTGTCATTGCGAAGGGCGAAGCCCTGAAGCAATCTCCGTCAGAGAATCTAGGGGCTATGAGATGCGAGGTCGGGGCTAAAGCCCCTCTGAGCAGTCAGCGATGAGTAGTAAAACAAAAATTATACATCACACCTCACTGCTCACCGCTCATAGCTCACTGCTACCCCCCCCTTTTTTCCTTTAGTTACCAAACTTTTGCAAAAAAAAATTATAAATTCGTAGAAAACTTTGTATTTTAAGAACAAACAAACAGGAGCAATCCATGAAGAAACTGTACATTTTTGCCCTTATGGTGGCTTTCCTTGTAACCGCAGCCGTCGCCGACGAAGATCCACCTCCTCGTGGCAAGGCCGCTACCATCACCATCATCACCAACCCGCCTAACAGCGAAGTTTACTTGGGTGGCGAACTCCTGGGCAACAGCCCCATCGAGAACCGCGCCGTCAAGTCGGGCCGCCAGACTCTCGTCGTGATTGACCAGGGTTACGAGCTCGTGAACCAGCGCGTGAACGTTTGGCCGGGCAACGACAAGCGCAACACCTTCGACTATGGTACCAAGATTCCTAAGGGCCATATCAAGGTGACGACCAAGCCGGGCAAGTGCCTCATCTTCGTCGACGGTGAAAACTCCGACAAGACCGATGGTGCTCCGCTTACCATCCACAACCTCGATGCCGGTGACCACGTGGTCCGCGCAGAATGCAGCAACCGCAAGTCTGCCGAAACCCTCGTGACCGTCAAGGGTGAAGAAACTATCGAAATCGAACTTGACGCCACTGCCGGCGGCAAGAAGAAGAAGTAATTTCATCGCCTTTCGGCAAAAAACGGAATTACAGGAGCCCCCCTTCGGGGCTCTTTTTTATATTTAAACCTGTAAAACTTAACCAGGAGAAAAACATGTCCAAATTGTTCAAAGTCTGCCTGTTCGCATCTCTCGCCCTCTTTATCGGCTGTAGCGACAGCGGCAAGAAGGTCACCCGTATCGACACGAACTCCGTGACGGACCTCTCCGGGGCCTGGAACGACACCGACTCCCGCCTCGTCGCCGAGGAAATGATCAACGACTGCCTGGGCCGTCCCTGGTACGACAACATGATCCAAAACAAGGGCGGTGTAGTCCCGACTGTCGTCATCGGCAAGGTCTCGAACAAGAGCCACGAGCACATCAACATCGAAACCTTCATCAAGGACATGGAACGCACGCTCATCAATTCCGGCCGTGTTGACTTCGTCGCTAACGCTCAGGAACGTGCCGAACTCCGCAACGAACTTGCCAGCCAGGCCGGCAACGCCACGGCCGATACCCAAAAGCAGGCCGGCCAGGAAATCGGCGCCGACCTCATGCTCACGGGCACCATCACCTCCATCGTCGACCAGGAAGGCGGCGATCAGGTGGTGTACTACCAGGTTGACCTCGAACTCACCGACATCCAGAGCCACCGCAAGGTCTGGATCGGCGACAAGAAGATCAAGAAGTTCATCTCCAAGAACGGCGTGAAGCTGTAAATTAGTGGTTAGTGGTTGGTGATTAGGAACGTCATGTCCATAAAACGGATTGTTCTTCTAGCTTTCTCGTTGTCACTCCTTGCGGGTTGTGCGAACAAGTCTATGACCCGCTACGAGGAGCTTGCGCAACCCCTCGAAAAGAAGGGTATCGACGCGACAATCGAGAAGATGAAGGAAGACCAGGACGATCTGTACGGATCGAACAGTGAATTCCTCTACTATTTCGACCTCGGTTGCCTTAACCACTACAAGCGCAATTTCAAGGAAAGTGCGGCAAATTTCGCCAAGGCGGAGCAAATCTACGAAGACCTCTACACCAAATCGGTGACGAACGAGGCCGCGGCCATCGTCACGAACGACAACACGCGCCCCTACAGGGCAAGGCCCTTCGAACTTTTGCTCATGTACGAGTTCCAGATACTCAACTATCTCGCCATGATGGACTTGGACGGGGCGATGGTGGAGGTCCGGCGCTCCCAGATAGCGATGAATGCTCTCTATCAAAAGGACCAGAAGAAGGTCAACGATAACGGCCTTTTGCGCTACCTTTCGGCCATGGTTTACGAACTGGATGGGTCACCGGACGATGCGGCTATCGCCTATATCAACACGGTAAAGGCGTACAAAGAAGGCAAGCTCAAGGTACCCAACGAGGTGCTGGAATTTGTTACCGAGGGCTTGCGCAGTGCCGATCGCGAAAACGATCTCGTTGCACTTGGTACACCGGTGCCCGGCATAACGCCCAAGGCTTCCGCTGTCCGCCAAAATGGCCAGGAAATCATCGTCATCGGGTATGCAGGCCATAGCCCCATACTGGGCGAGCTTTACATGTCGGGCACATTCATCAGTGGCGGCGTGATGAACCTCTACTACAAGGACGGCGAGACCGGCGAAAGGAGGACCTTCACGATGGTCGCTCCGCCCGTTTCGGGCGCAGGCACTGGCGAATCCTTCCATGTCGGCTTTGCGCTTCCCGAGATAAAGAAGCTCTACAACAGGGTGGACCATTTCGAGGTATCGTTGGATGGCTCCCCGCGAATCCGCCCTGAGAAGGTGATGGCCGTAGACGAGGAACTCAAGCAGAACATGGAAGACGAGAAGTCCTCGACAATCACGCGCACGGCCGTCCGTGTCATTTTGCGCACCATTGCGGCGCAAAAGGCCAAGCAGGCCATGAAGACGGATAACATTCTCCTGAATTTACTCACAAGTATCGGCACCGACGTGGCACAGAGCCAAATTGAGCAGGCTGACCTCCGCGTGGGGCTCTTTATGCCTCATTCCCTGCACATGACGCGCATTCCTGTTTCCGTCGGCACACACAAGGTCGTCGTTACGGCAAACGGCTCCGCCGGCGAAACGGTTGAGTTGTTCGAATTCGACAAGCTGAACGTCGCCAAGGGGCAGAAAGTCTTCCTCATCATCCCCTCGATACGGTAAGACGCACCAACCAAGCGACCCCACGCCACCCCGAGCGTGGTCCCCTCCCGCATTTTTATAAAAAAAAATAGCCTTTAGGCAACTTTCCACAAAAAAAGAGGTATTTTTAACCCGGCCTGTGTTCCGACCGGCAAATTTTCTTTATTTTTAATTTGAAAATAGGAAAGTATTTAATCAGGAGCGCAACATGAACTTCAAAATTATCGCTACAGCGGCAGCACTGCTTGCAACTCAGTCGTTTGCAATCATTGGCGTCGGCGCGCATTATGCCCCCGGCTTTGGCACAAAAATGAAGGCCGGCCCCAAGGCCCCCGTTAATAAGGAAGGTTCTATCAAATTCAGCCACGAAGGCTTTGACGAGATGATGCAGGGCTTCGGTTTCAAGCTCTGGATAGACCTGCTCCCGATTATCGACATCGAAGGAACCTTCAACATCCAGTTCGGTTCTTACGATGCAAGTCTTTATGTTTTGAACCCGACTTCCGGCGTCGAATCGGAAATCCCTCTCGAAATCGAACTGGGCGGGACCCCGTTCGCCAAGGCCAACCCGAAGTACGTGGCCATGAACGGCGACCTCTCCATCACCTACCCGATTACTTCTCTCCCGATCATCCGTCCCTACATCGGCGGTGGTCTCACTGTGTTTGCCAACAGCTTT
This genomic window contains:
- a CDS encoding penicillin-binding protein activator LpoB codes for the protein MSKLFKVCLFASLALFIGCSDSGKKVTRIDTNSVTDLSGAWNDTDSRLVAEEMINDCLGRPWYDNMIQNKGGVVPTVVIGKVSNKSHEHINIETFIKDMERTLINSGRVDFVANAQERAELRNELASQAGNATADTQKQAGQEIGADLMLTGTITSIVDQEGGDQVVYYQVDLELTDIQSHRKVWIGDKKIKKFISKNGVKL
- a CDS encoding PEGA domain-containing protein; the encoded protein is MKKLYIFALMVAFLVTAAVADEDPPPRGKAATITIITNPPNSEVYLGGELLGNSPIENRAVKSGRQTLVVIDQGYELVNQRVNVWPGNDKRNTFDYGTKIPKGHIKVTTKPGKCLIFVDGENSDKTDGAPLTIHNLDAGDHVVRAECSNRKSAETLVTVKGEETIEIELDATAGGKKKK